ATAAATTCTACTTTTTGGCGATATTGATTTTATAAATTCTAAGGAGCCAAAATGAAGATTTCTCAAATTGCAAACTCATACGATAATTTAGGTCTAAAAGAAAATGTAAAATCAGAAATTTCACTTCATAAAGATGAAAAGGATATTTCTAAAAAAGAGTCTGAAATTACAAATTTAACAGCCAAAGACATTTCAAATGGCTACTTTTTGCAGTATCAAAAAGAGATCGTTAAAAGTAGTAGTTCAAATTTATTAGCTCAAGGTGGCTTAAGCTTTAATGCGCCTAAAAATTTATCAGAAATTTTATCAGGCCTTGATCTTACAAGTATCGGCTATAACGGTAAATCTTTAAACGAGCTAAGTAGTGACGAGGCAAATGATCTTATTAGCGAGAATGGATTTTTTGGTATCGCAAATACGGCTGATAGGATAGCTAGCTTTGTGCTAAATGGTGCAGGCGATGACGTGGAAAAACTAAAAGCTGGTAGAGAGGGCGCG
This window of the Campylobacter concisus genome carries:
- a CDS encoding hydrogenase-4 component G, which produces MKISQIANSYDNLGLKENVKSEISLHKDEKDISKKESEITNLTAKDISNGYFLQYQKEIVKSSSSNLLAQGGLSFNAPKNLSEILSGLDLTSIGYNGKSLNELSSDEANDLISENGFFGIANTADRIASFVLNGAGDDVEKLKAGREGAAKGFEDAKKIWGGELPEISQKTIEKTLETLDKKIAELGGNVLNVSA